In Pyrus communis chromosome 1, drPyrComm1.1, whole genome shotgun sequence, the following are encoded in one genomic region:
- the LOC137714987 gene encoding heat stress transcription factor A-2-like: MVVPDGGGSSGGGDGDGTPSRPLSSKTQFPKTSNGLKQAENELDQVKEEVTELKKGIKTLTSSKGGNFDLSSSSSSSAAPPNRAAELLHVKEETVDVVVVEDDDFDGGGHFNTINGCGGDFGSSSMELPKPMEGLREVGPPPFLNKTFQMVDDPETDSVVSWSDTRQSFIVWDLYEFSRTLLPKYFKHNNISSFIRQLNTYGFKKVDPDRWEFANEGFQGGKKHLLKNIKRRRRYNKKPTPVAAHSTKARLEAEIESLKKDQDFLRLEILNLRQQQKHSQHQLTAVEQQIRSSVCKQQSMLFFLTKTTMNPTFVQQLMLKRVIKRELDGGDLGKRRRLSPAQDIESFDEWINASLRFDCRGQIEEELVPMQSALAEQISEGIASKQNETPLSSPIVDKSCNAGQDLNPSVMAGTSSSEDVPSAYDDMSDKFLEEYIVFDDECALNDSSLYQELEDLIVKPCDWSAYVSNSLVEQAGCIGSVP, encoded by the exons ATGGTGGTTCCTGACGGTGGTGGAAGTTCAGGCGGTGGAGACGGTGATGGGACGCCTTCCCGGCCACTGTCGTCGAAAACCCAGTTTCCAAAAACCAGCaatggtttgaaacaagcagAGAACGAGCTTGATCAAGTCAAAGAAGAAGTGACCGAACTGAAAAAAGGGATAAAGACATTGACTTCTTCCAAAGGCGGAAACTTTGACCTCTCGTCTTCCTCGTCTTCCTCCGCCGCTCCGCCGAACCGAGCGGCGGAATTGCTCCACGTGAAGGAAGAAACAGTAGATGTTGTGGTTGTGGAGGATGATGACTTCGACGGTGGAGGCCACTTCAACACCATCAACGGCTGTGGTGGTGATTTTGGGTCTTCTTCCATGGAGCTGCCTAAACCCATGGAGGGTTTGCGCGAGGTGGGCCCACCGCCGTTCTTGAACAAGACTTTTCAGATGGTGGACGACCCGGAAACCGATTCCGTCGTTTCGTGGAGTGATACTCGGCAGAGCTTCATTGTTTGGGACTTGTACGAATTCTCCAGGACTCTCCTGCCCAAATACTTCAAGCACAACAATATCTCAAGCTTCATTCGCCAGCTCAACACTTAT GGATTCAAAAAGGTTGATCCGGACAGGTGGGAGTTTGCAAATGAAGGGTTCCAGGGTGGGAAGAAGCACTTGCTGAAGAACAtcaagagaagaagaaggtacAACAAGAAGCCGACCCCAGTCGCTGCCCATTCAACCAAAGCCAGGTTGGAAGCTGAAATTGAGTCACTAAAAAAAGACCAGGACTTTTTGAGGTTGGAAATCTTGAATCTCAGACAACAGCAAAAGCACTCTCAGCATCAACTGACTGCGGTTGAACAACAAATTCGAAGTTCCGTGTGTAAGCAGCAAAGTATGCTCTTTTTCCTCACCAAAACCACCATGAATCCCACTTTTGTGCAGCAGCTAATGCTGAAGAGAGTGATAAAGAGAGAGTTGGATGGAGGTGATCTAGGCAAGAGAAGGAGATTGTCTCCGGCCCAAGACATCGAAAGCTTTGATGAGTGGATAAATGCCAGCCTCAGATTTGATTGTAGAGGCCAAATTGAGGAAGAACTGGTGCCTATGCAGTCTGCACTTGCTGAACAAATCTCAGAGGGAATTGCTTCCAAACAAAATGAAACCCCGTTATCATCTCCCATAGTTGATAAATCATGTAATGCAGGTCAAGATCTAAATCCAAGTGTGATGGCCGGAACAAGCAGCTCGGAGGATGTGCCCTCTGCTTATGATGACATGTCCGATAAATTTCTGGAAGAGTACATAGTTTTCGATGATGAATGTGCACTGAACGATTCCAGTTTATACCAAGAATTGGAGGATTTGATTGTCAAGCCGTGCGATTGGAGCGCATATGTGAGTAACTCCTTGGTGGAGCAAGCTGGTTGCATTGGCTCAGTGCCTTGA
- the LOC137736035 gene encoding casein kinase 1-like protein 1 translates to MEPRVGNKFRLGRKIGSGSFGEIHLGTNIQTNEEVAIKLENVKTKHPQLLYESKLYRILSGATGIPNVRWFGVEGDYNVLVMDLLGPSLEDLFNFCSRKLSLKTVLMLADQMISRVEFVHSKSFLHRDIKPDNFLMGLGRRANQVYMIDFGLAKKYRDSSTRQHIPYRENKNLTGTARYASFNTHLGIEQSRRDDLESLGYVLMYFLRGSLPWQGLKAGTKKQKYEKITEKKVSTSIEALCRGYPKEFASYFHYCRSLRFDDKPDYVYLKKIFRDVFIREGFPFDYVFDWTILKYQQSQLAVPPTRALPGTGTSSGMPHAAVNADRLADEEDGRPTGLRSSDASQRRIPGPALNSLSLSRQKNPIANDASLTRETSNSNMYGRSAGSSRRVAVSSSRDAFGRSESDIRPRTTDASPGGHRISSGRRSSPVESSDPTRRHTSQTGNYETTVKGVEGLHLD, encoded by the exons ATGGAGCCTCGCGTTGGGAATAAGTTTCGGCTCGGCCGGAAGATCGGTAGCGGTTCGTTCGGAGAGATCCATCTGG GTACAAACATTCAGACGAACGAAGAGGTTGCGATTAAGCTT GAAAATGTGAAGACAAAACACCCTCAGCTGCTGTACGAATCCAAGTTATACAGGATCCTATCAGGAGCAA CTGGAATTCCAAATGTGAGGTGGTTTGGAGTTGAAGGAGACTATAATGTTTTGGTAATGGATTTACTGGGCCCTAGTCTTGAAGACTTGTTTAACTTCTGTAGTAGGAAACTTTCTTTGAAGACCGTTCTTATGCTGGCGGATCAAATG ATCAGTCGTGTTGAATTTGTCCATAGTAAGTCATTTCTACATCGAGATATCAAGCCAGACAATTTTCTTATGGGCTTGGGAAGGCGTGCAAATCAG GTGTACATGATAGACTTTGGTCTGGCTAAGAAATACAGAGATAGTTCAACCCGTCAGCATATTCCTTATAG GGAAAACAAGAATTTGACTGGAACTGCAAGATATGCAAGTTTCAATACTCACCTTGGAATTG AGCAAAGCCGGAGGGATGACTTAGAATCTCTAGGTTATGTCCTTATGTATTTCCTTAGAGGAAG TCTTCCTTGGCAGGGACTAAAAGCAGGAACTAAGAAACAGAAGTATGAAAAAATTACTGAAAAAAAGGTTTCTACTTCAATTGAG GCGTTATGTCGGGGTTATCCGAAAGAGTTTGCTTCATACTTCCATTACTGTCGCTCACTACGGTTTGATGATAAGCCAGACTatgtttatttgaaaaaaatattccGGGATGTCTTCATTCGTGAAG GCTTCCCGTTTGATTATGTGTTTGACTGGACAATATTGAAGTATCAGCAATCACAGCTGGCTGTTCCTCCAACCCGTGCCCTTCCCGGTACTGGAACAAGTTCTGGAATGCCCCATGCCGCTGTTAATGCGGACAGACTCGCAG ATGAGGAAGATGGGCGGCCAACTGGTTTGAGATCATCGGATGCCTCTCAGCGGAGAATACCTGGACCGGCGCTTAATTCATTGAGCCTTTCGAGGCAGAAGAATCCAATTGCTAATGATGCTTCATTAACTAGAGAG ACGTCAAATAGCAATATGTATGGCCGGTCAGCCGGATCATCAAGGAGAGTTGCTGTTTCTAGCAGCCGCGATGCATTTGGCAGAAGTGAGTCTGACATTCGCCCTCGAACAACCGATGCTAGCCCTGGAGGACACAGAATTTCAAGTGGTCGAAGAAGTTCACCAGTCGAGTCATCGGACCCCACCCGGAGACATACATCTCAAACGGGGAACTACGAGACTACCGTTAAAGGCGTCGAAGGTCTGCATTTAGATTAG
- the LOC137710021 gene encoding IQ domain-containing protein IQM1-like: protein MGLSFSLLASAWEEIVRHRFFELTYNISLTPRDIGAQVIRRTHSFKKIESESMTVNSNSSGKSGTNNSNRLREYKPENVMLDKNLSFKGLVQEQQDMGLDFCKGKNELKHKPMPALALPEPPVFSSPRPVSELDAAAVKLQKVYKSYRTRRNLADCAVVVEELWWKALDFAALKRSSVSFFNVEKPETAISRWARARTRAAKVGKGLSKDEKAQKLALQHWLEAIDPRHRYGHNLHFYYDLWFEIESSQPFFYWLDVGDGKEINHEKCPRTVLQRQCIKYLGPIEREAYEVVLENGKLLYRQSGVLVNTSEGSKWIFVLSTTRSLYVGQKKKGQFQHSSFLAGGATTAAGRLVARDGILEAIWPYSGHYHPTEENFMEFISFLQDNHVDLSNVKRCAIDDDSSYTKTTEGESTKDGSFKSTTESDGANKTDSHGLASNAPITTVEEQTKKADSANAKPPVFDASKRLSCKWTTATGPRIGCVRDYPTELQFRALEHVNLSPRVGPGPSVRYGPIPSPRPSPKVRLSPRLSYMGLPSPRTPIPAAN, encoded by the exons ATGGGGCTATCATTCTCACTACTTGCCTCAGCCTGGGAAGAAATTGTGAGGCATAGATTCTTTGAGTTGACCTACAACATCAGTTTAACTCCCAGAGATATTGGAGCACAAGTTATTCGAAGAACACACAGCTTTAAGAAAATAGAATCCGAATCCATGACAGTTAATTCAAACAGTTCTGGCAAGTCGGGGACTAACAATTCGAATCGTCTGAGGGAATACAAACCCGAAAATGTGATGCTCGACAAGAATCTTTCGTTTAAAGGTCTTGTCCAAGAGCAACAAGACATGGGGTTAGATTTTTGTAAAGGCAAAAATGAATTGAAGCACAAACCAATGCCTGCACTTGCTCTGCCTGAGCCGCCTGTTTTTTCTTCGCCAAGGCCGGTTAGCGAGCTTGATGCTGCTGCTGTTAAGCTTCAGAAGGTTTACAAGAGTTACCGGACCCGAAGAAACCTTGCAGATTGTGCTGTGGTGGTTGAGGAGCTATG GTGGAAGGCATTAGATTTTGCAGCTCTGAAGAGGAGTTCTGTGTCATTCTTCAATGTTGAGAAGCCGGAAACTGCTATTTCGCGGTGGGCAAGAGCTAGGACTAGAGCAGCCAAGGTTGGAAAGGGTTTGTCCAAGGATGAGAAGGCACAAAAATTGGCTCTTCAACACTGGCTTGAAGCG ATTGATCCACGACATCGGTATGGACACAATTTACACTTTTACTATGATCTCTGGTTTGAAATTGAGAGCAGCCAACCTTTCTTCTACTG GCTGGATGTCGGAGACGGGAAAGAAATAAACCACGAGAAATGCCCGAGGACAGTTCTACAACGTCAATGCATCAAGTATCTTGGACCG ATTGAAAGAGAAGCATATGAAGTAGTATTGGAAAATGGAAAACTTTTATACAGGCAAAGTGGGGTGCTTGTGAACACAAGCGAAGGTTCCAAATGGATATTTGTCCTCAGCACGACAAGGTCTTTGTATGTTGGGCAGAAGAAGAAGGGTCAGTTCCAACACTCGAGTTTTCTAGCAGGTGGTGCTACCACAGCAGCTGGAAGATTGGTTGCCCGTGATGGGATTCTTGAG GCTATTTGGCCATATAGCGGTCATTACCACCCAACAGAAGAGAACTTCATGGAATTTATCAGCTTCCTACAAGATAATCACGTCGACCTCTCCAATGTCAAG AGGTGCGCAATTGATGATGACTCTTCTTATACGAAGACCACTGAAGGGGAATCAACAAAGGACGGTTCATTCAAATCGACCACCGAATCGGACGGTGCAAACAAAACTGATTCACATGGCTTGGCCAGCAATGCTCCAATCACAACCGTTGAAGAACAAACTAAGAAGGCTGATAGTGCCAATGCCAAGCCACCAGTTTTTGACGCGTCCAAGCGCTTGTCATGCAAATGGACTACAGCAACTGGACCCCGAATCGGGTGTGTCCGGGACTACCCGACCGAGCTTCAATTCAGGGCACTTGAACACGTCAACCTATCTCCCCGGGTCGGTCCTGGACCGTCAGTGCGTTATGGCCCAATTCCTTCTCCAAGGCCCAGCCCAAAGGTCCGGCTCTCACCCCGGCTCTCATATATGGGCCTTCCTAGCCCAAGGACCCCAATCCCCGCAGCCAACTAA
- the LOC137727614 gene encoding uncharacterized protein: protein MAESKPGTTQAPPDKDVKAPNLLERAKEEIEAMRHTDKSHHDHKETHGLRNHIDENTPLDGVKAPNMFERAKEEFEAIVEAIHPKKESPTHGKKDESKKESKKQEKADSLSENHVKIVSLIGKAKEKIETMMHHEKSPKNHDKETHEKSPKHHTKETHGRSDDIDESIPIDHVKGPNVFERAKEEIEAIVEAIHPKKEEKNPVSTPKKEGGFGASIGRGLEKVCSPHGNKD, encoded by the exons ATGGCAGAATCCAAACCTGGAACAACGCAAGCTCCACCTG ATAAGGACGTAAAGGCACCTAATTTGCTTGAAAGAGCAAAGGAAGAGATTGAGGCAATGCGGCACACTGACAAATCACATCATGATCACAAGGAAACTCATGGATTGCGAAATCATATCGATGAAAACACCCCGTTAGACGGTGTCAAAGCTCCGAATATGTTCGAGAGGGCGAAGGAGGAGTTTGAGGCCATAGTTGAAGCAATTCATCCCAAGAAAGAGTCTCCCACTCACGGAAAaaa GGACGAAAGTAAAAAGGAGTCGAAAAAACAGGAGAAAGCTGATTCTCTATCAG AAAATCATGTCAAGATAGTCAGTTTGATTGGGAAAGCCAAGGAGAAGATTGAGACAATGATGCACCATGAGAAGTCGCCGAAGAATCATGACAAAGAGACACACGAGAAGTCACCAAAGCATCATACCAAAGAAACTCACGGAAGGAGTGATGACATTGACGAGAGCATCCCAATCGATCATGTTAAGGGTCCGAATGTTTTTGAAAGAGCAAAGGAGGAAATCGAGGCCATTGTCGAAGCGATCCATcccaagaaagaagagaaaaatccGGTTTCCACACCTAAGAAGGAAGGTGGGTTTGGGGCGTCAATAGGAAGAGGTTTGGAGAAGGTGTGCTCCCCTCATGGAAACAAAGATTAG
- the LOC137734605 gene encoding EPIDERMAL PATTERNING FACTOR-like protein 3, producing MKRKTSCITVVVTLLCWVSVTSRPFASYDVPHQEADQTERNQYSPGATFDSKQEVEEGMEQRKYRGLSRLGSRPPICKHLCGSCEPCVPVQTRTTTDHFGVQYANYEPEGWRCKCGSTFFTP from the exons ATGAAGAGAAAGACAAGCTGCATTACTGTAGTGGTTACTCTTCTGTGTTGGGTTTCTGTTACAAGCAGGCCTTTTGCATCCTATGACGTTCCCCATCAAGAAG CTGATCAAACAGAGAGAAACCAATATTCCCCAGGAGCTacctttgactcaaaacag GAAGTTGAGGAAGGCATGGAACAAAGAAAGTATAGAGGGCTGAGTAGGCTGGGGTCAAGACCACCAATTTGTAAGCACCTATGTGGAAGCTGCGAGCCATGTGTTCCAGTTCAGACACGCACAACCACTGACCACTTTGGAGTTCAATATGCAAATTATGAGCCTGAAGGTTGGAGATGCAAATGTGGCTCTACTTTCTTCACTccataa
- the LOC137729343 gene encoding uncharacterized protein: MGSPPAKKVLLTSNGDEISQSIAFSLAQRGCRLVLMGKESCLRGIVQKITGPLEGAVAPVEVVDVDMEDEREGTFDEAVEKACNILGNLDAFVHCYTYEETAKKQVVEAAPLGRWLDVKNDLASSSVMYLISDGSRYMTGTTIFVDGAESLTRPRMPSFM, from the exons ATGGGGAGTCCTCCTGCGAAGAAAGTCCTGCTCACCTCCAATGGTGACGAGATTTCACAGAGCATCGCCTTCTCTCTGGCCCAACGCGGCTGCAG GTTGGTGTTGATGGGGAAGGAGAGCTGCCTAAGGGGTATTGTGCAGAAAATAACGGGCCCACTGGAAGGTGCGGTGGCGCCGGTGGAGGTGGTGGACGTGGACATGGAGGACGAGAGGGAGGGAACTTTTGATGAGGCGGTGGAGAAGGCATGCAACATCTTGGGCAATTTGGATGCATTTGTGCATTGCTATACTTACGAAG AGACGGCCAAGAAGCAGGTGGTGGAGGCAGCTCCATTGGGGAGATGGCTTGATGTTAAAAACGATCTGGCTTCATCATCCGTCATGTATTTAATCAGCGATGGATCACGGTACATGACAGGCACAACAATATTTGTGGATGGGGCAGAGTCTCTAACAAGACCTCGGATGCCTTCTTTTATGTGA